In a single window of the Desulfovibrio mangrovi genome:
- a CDS encoding amidohydrolase family protein translates to MLTAVRALRVLTMADQRPASRHGEETLPVSGAAHGSRSPIPCIHDGVIVAENGIIIDVLPYADFAATYDFTPQDLGNLTILPGLINCHCHLELSHLGGIAVQRQGFPAWIGSLLPRLGEAVTETALDAALSEMAATDTVHVADVNGRAPLPAYEAAMHHEVGIDLQLEVFGYAFPEGFTAADLWEFFLSGAASGLPDDVRKRNTVLAGHALYSTHPSALVFAKHWCRSRERHFSVHLAEQADEEEMLLRGTGRLREMLNQRVLPKDYTAPGMRPVAYAAELGLLDDSTLAVHCVHCNDADIALLHESGTNVCLCPRSNEYIGVGTAPVHKFLEAGLNLCLGTDSLASNHDLNLWNEARKLRDDHDVSTQALLRMLTVNGAHALGLTKTLGTLEPGKHFRYAVLPEDLLL, encoded by the coding sequence ATGCTCACAGCCGTCCGCGCATTGCGCGTCCTGACCATGGCCGACCAGCGGCCCGCCTCCCGCCACGGCGAGGAGACGCTGCCCGTTTCCGGCGCGGCACACGGCTCCCGTTCCCCAATTCCCTGCATTCATGACGGCGTCATCGTCGCCGAAAACGGCATCATTATCGACGTGCTGCCCTACGCGGACTTTGCCGCGACCTACGATTTCACGCCGCAGGATCTCGGCAACCTCACCATCCTGCCGGGGCTCATCAACTGCCACTGCCATTTGGAACTCTCGCACCTCGGCGGCATTGCCGTTCAGAGACAGGGGTTCCCCGCATGGATAGGTTCTCTGCTCCCCCGTCTGGGTGAGGCTGTTACCGAAACAGCTCTGGACGCCGCCCTCTCCGAAATGGCCGCAACGGACACCGTGCATGTGGCCGACGTGAACGGTCGCGCCCCCCTGCCTGCCTATGAAGCGGCCATGCACCACGAGGTGGGCATCGACCTGCAGCTGGAAGTGTTCGGCTATGCCTTCCCCGAAGGCTTCACCGCCGCAGACCTGTGGGAATTCTTCCTTTCCGGTGCCGCTTCCGGCCTGCCCGACGACGTACGAAAGCGAAACACCGTTCTCGCGGGGCATGCGCTGTATTCCACCCATCCCTCCGCATTGGTATTTGCAAAGCATTGGTGCCGCTCCCGTGAGCGGCATTTTTCTGTCCATCTGGCAGAACAGGCGGATGAAGAAGAAATGCTGCTGCGCGGCACCGGCCGTCTGCGCGAAATGCTGAACCAGCGGGTGCTGCCCAAGGACTACACCGCCCCCGGCATGCGCCCCGTGGCCTACGCCGCCGAGCTGGGCCTGCTGGATGATTCCACCCTTGCCGTGCACTGCGTGCATTGCAACGACGCGGACATTGCCCTGCTGCACGAAAGCGGCACCAACGTGTGCCTGTGCCCGCGCTCCAACGAGTACATCGGCGTGGGTACGGCCCCCGTACACAAATTTCTGGAAGCGGGCCTGAACCTGTGCCTCGGCACGGACAGCCTCGCCTCCAACCATGACCTCAATCTCTGGAACGAGGCCCGCAAGCTGCGGGATGACCACGACGTTTCCACGCAGGCCCTGCTGCGCATGCTCACCGTTAACGGTGCTCATGCACTCGGGCTGACAAAAACGCTGGGAACGCTGGAACCCGGCAAGCATTTCCGGTATGCTGTGCTGCCGGAGGATTTACTTTTGTAA
- a CDS encoding glycosyltransferase: MPILNITIPVFNRPELTRRTIEAVRKNTKHPYTLTAVDNGSEAETQDLLREMKERGQLDYLFRLEKNYGVAVAANVGWRLIQAPIYMKLDNDVVIHNPKWLDIVLLHMKKAPRDAVWGADLNHQLQNKCHVPKRDGLIGRAAAHVSGGAILIPRTISDIVGYWCEDYGLYGCEDGDYGEKLKSLNIDQYYFDHTPFMEHLGHDSESVKKDFGLNKKVTQDLFRKLYTTNYFLYAQGHRAANTPPQLIPAAFDGYTLAMTSNAHYRPIWHCLLEFHNHRTNHPDDTALNVETLHKLITLQNDLWAKAEADAEQAYSRIRQQIGQPA, encoded by the coding sequence ATGCCAATCCTCAACATAACCATCCCGGTCTTCAACCGGCCCGAGTTGACGCGGCGGACCATTGAGGCGGTGCGGAAGAACACCAAGCACCCGTACACGCTTACTGCCGTGGATAACGGCAGCGAGGCGGAAACGCAGGACTTGTTGCGGGAAATGAAGGAACGCGGGCAGCTGGATTATCTGTTCCGGCTGGAAAAGAATTACGGAGTAGCCGTGGCGGCCAATGTAGGCTGGCGACTCATACAAGCCCCCATCTACATGAAGCTGGACAACGATGTGGTCATCCACAATCCCAAGTGGCTGGACATCGTGCTGCTGCACATGAAAAAAGCACCGCGCGATGCAGTCTGGGGCGCGGACCTGAACCACCAGCTACAGAACAAGTGCCACGTGCCCAAGCGTGACGGGCTGATAGGCCGCGCAGCCGCGCACGTTTCAGGCGGGGCCATCCTCATCCCCAGGACCATCTCGGACATCGTGGGGTACTGGTGCGAGGACTACGGACTCTACGGCTGCGAGGACGGCGACTACGGCGAGAAACTGAAAAGCCTGAACATAGACCAATACTACTTTGACCACACCCCCTTCATGGAGCATCTCGGCCACGACAGCGAGTCCGTAAAAAAGGACTTCGGGCTGAACAAGAAAGTCACTCAGGATCTCTTCCGCAAACTCTACACCACCAACTATTTCCTCTACGCCCAAGGACACCGCGCGGCCAACACGCCGCCCCAGCTCATCCCCGCCGCCTTCGACGGCTACACGCTCGCCATGACCAGCAACGCGCATTACCGCCCCATTTGGCACTGCCTGCTGGAGTTCCACAACCACCGCACCAACCATCCCGACGACACCGCCCTGAACGTGGAGACGCTGCACAAACTCATCACCCTGCAGAACGACCTGTGGGCCAAAGCGGAAGCCGATGCGGAGCAGGCATATTCCCGCATACGCCAGCAGATAGGACAGCCAGCCTAA
- a CDS encoding Mpv17/PMP22 family protein: MKTSDILLIAISLATISLFAFVPAAMEAYVSINAAHGFLASFIKFAILATLGECIALRITKGIYLRPGFGLAPRMLVWGIFGLIIKAAFVIFATGAPNLVAAFGLSEGVSLRSALFTDRMLAAFCVSTTMNCIFAPVMMVAHRVTDEHIIRKGGTIGGLFSRMDIAGILADMNWKIIWGFVFRKTIPLFWIPAHTITFLLPPDFRILFAALLSVALGIILAIASLRGQQ; the protein is encoded by the coding sequence ATGAAAACCAGCGACATCCTGCTCATCGCCATATCTCTCGCCACAATCAGCCTGTTCGCCTTTGTTCCGGCAGCCATGGAAGCCTACGTCTCCATCAATGCCGCACACGGTTTTCTTGCCAGCTTCATCAAATTCGCCATCCTTGCCACGCTCGGCGAATGCATCGCCCTGCGCATCACCAAGGGCATCTATCTGCGCCCCGGCTTCGGACTCGCCCCGCGCATGCTCGTCTGGGGCATATTCGGCCTCATCATCAAGGCCGCCTTTGTCATCTTCGCCACGGGCGCACCCAATCTGGTGGCTGCATTCGGGCTCAGCGAAGGCGTCAGCCTGCGCTCCGCCCTGTTCACGGATCGCATGCTCGCCGCCTTCTGCGTGAGCACCACGATGAACTGCATCTTCGCGCCCGTCATGATGGTGGCTCACCGCGTCACGGACGAACACATCATCCGCAAGGGCGGCACCATCGGCGGCCTCTTCTCGCGCATGGACATCGCCGGCATCCTTGCCGACATGAACTGGAAGATCATCTGGGGCTTCGTGTTCCGCAAGACCATCCCCTTGTTCTGGATTCCCGCGCACACCATCACCTTCCTGCTGCCCCCCGACTTCCGCATCCTCTTCGCGGCCCTGCTCAGTGTGGCCCTCGGCATCATCCTTGCCATAGCCAGCCTGCGCGGCCAGCAGTAA
- a CDS encoding dihydroorotase has translation MSSILIIQNAEYLGETVDIVVRDGKIDSVGPKADATEGAEVFDAAGLKVFPSFIDCHVHLREPGFEYKEDINSGLRCAAHGGFGAVMAMANTKPVNDTAAVTKTMLAKAKATWPHGPRLYPVGAATVGLEGKELAPMAELAAAGCAAISNDGRPVGGAEMFRRCMEYAHTYGLIVIDHCEDPTLAKETHMNEGATSGRIGVKGQSVVAESMQAARDILLSEYLDIPVHLAHISCKQSVELIRWAKQRGVRVTAETCPHYLLIDDRELENYSPMAKVNPPLRTPADVEAMREALKDGTIDILVTDHAPHAEHEKECTLDEAPNGISGMDSAVALTWTLVTDGLISEADFIKRWCHEPARIFNLPANNFEKGAPADFFLFDPEERWVLTPEAMQSKGKNTPFLGRMLKGRVKAHWLGGVKVV, from the coding sequence ATGAGCAGCATCCTGATCATACAGAACGCAGAATACCTCGGCGAAACCGTGGACATCGTCGTGCGCGACGGCAAGATCGATTCCGTCGGCCCCAAGGCAGACGCCACTGAAGGTGCTGAAGTCTTCGACGCCGCAGGCCTCAAGGTCTTCCCCAGCTTCATCGACTGCCACGTGCACCTGCGCGAGCCCGGCTTCGAATACAAGGAAGACATCAACTCCGGCCTGCGCTGCGCCGCGCACGGCGGATTCGGCGCGGTCATGGCCATGGCCAACACCAAGCCCGTGAACGATACCGCCGCCGTGACCAAGACCATGCTCGCCAAGGCCAAGGCCACGTGGCCACACGGCCCGCGCCTCTACCCTGTGGGGGCCGCCACCGTTGGGCTGGAAGGCAAGGAGCTTGCCCCCATGGCGGAACTCGCCGCCGCAGGCTGCGCCGCCATCTCCAACGACGGCAGGCCCGTGGGCGGTGCAGAGATGTTCCGTCGCTGCATGGAATACGCCCACACCTACGGGCTCATCGTCATCGACCACTGCGAAGACCCCACCCTCGCCAAGGAAACGCACATGAACGAAGGGGCCACCAGCGGCCGCATCGGCGTGAAGGGACAGAGCGTGGTGGCGGAATCCATGCAGGCGGCCCGCGACATTCTGCTTTCCGAATACCTCGATATTCCCGTGCATCTGGCGCACATCAGCTGCAAGCAGTCCGTGGAGCTCATCCGCTGGGCCAAGCAGCGCGGCGTGCGCGTGACTGCGGAAACCTGCCCGCACTACCTGCTCATTGACGACCGCGAGCTGGAAAACTATTCGCCCATGGCCAAGGTGAACCCGCCCCTGCGCACCCCTGCGGATGTGGAAGCCATGCGCGAAGCTCTGAAGGACGGCACCATCGACATTCTGGTCACCGACCACGCCCCGCACGCCGAGCACGAAAAGGAGTGCACGCTGGACGAAGCCCCCAACGGCATCTCCGGCATGGACTCCGCCGTGGCGCTCACATGGACACTGGTGACGGACGGCCTCATCTCCGAAGCCGACTTCATCAAGCGCTGGTGCCACGAGCCCGCGCGCATCTTCAACCTGCCCGCCAACAACTTCGAAAAGGGGGCCCCTGCAGACTTCTTCCTCTTCGATCCGGAAGAACGCTGGGTGCTCACGCCCGAGGCAATGCAGTCCAAGGGCAAGAACACGCCCTTCCTCGGCCGCATGCTCAAAGGGCGCGTCAAAGCCCACTGGCTTGGCGGCGTGAAAGTAGTGTAA
- a CDS encoding aspartate carbamoyltransferase catalytic subunit has translation MQENQRFTWPHKDLLDVSQLTVEEANHLLDTAEQFHEINQRPVKKVPTLKGKSVILFFAEASTRTKTSFDVAGKRLSADTFALTKSGSSLTKGESLKDTALTLQAMNPDVIVIRHWSSGAAQYLAERLDCAIVNAGDGWHAHPTQALLDAFSLRQHWGRDFSGKTLLILGDILHSRVARSNVILLNKLGAKVRVCAPRTLQPAGLNDWPVTVYTNLNEAVQGVDAVMCLRLQLERQQAGLLPDLSEYATTYCLTARHLAMAAPGALVMHPGPMNRGLEIASDIADCAESLVLTQVASGVAVRMAILYLHATRKDGGSK, from the coding sequence ATGCAAGAAAACCAACGCTTCACATGGCCCCACAAGGACCTCTTGGACGTGTCCCAACTGACGGTGGAAGAGGCCAACCATCTTCTCGACACCGCCGAACAGTTCCACGAAATCAACCAGCGGCCCGTGAAGAAGGTGCCGACCCTCAAAGGCAAGAGCGTAATCCTCTTCTTTGCCGAGGCCAGCACGCGCACCAAGACCTCGTTCGACGTGGCGGGCAAGCGCCTTTCCGCAGACACCTTCGCGCTGACCAAGAGCGGCTCCAGCCTCACCAAGGGCGAAAGCCTCAAGGACACCGCCCTCACCCTGCAGGCCATGAATCCGGATGTCATCGTCATCCGCCACTGGTCCAGCGGTGCCGCGCAGTATCTGGCCGAACGGCTGGATTGCGCCATCGTCAACGCCGGTGACGGCTGGCATGCCCACCCCACGCAGGCCCTTCTGGACGCCTTTTCCCTGCGCCAGCACTGGGGGCGCGACTTCAGCGGCAAGACCCTGCTCATTCTGGGCGACATCCTGCACAGCCGCGTGGCCCGCTCCAACGTCATCCTGCTGAACAAGCTGGGCGCGAAAGTGCGCGTGTGCGCGCCCCGCACCCTGCAGCCCGCAGGCCTGAACGACTGGCCCGTGACCGTCTATACCAACCTGAATGAAGCCGTGCAGGGCGTGGACGCCGTCATGTGCCTGCGCCTGCAGCTGGAGCGCCAGCAGGCAGGCCTGCTGCCCGATCTTTCCGAATACGCCACCACCTACTGCCTTACGGCCCGCCATCTCGCCATGGCCGCCCCCGGCGCACTGGTGATGCACCCCGGCCCCATGAACCGCGGGCTTGAAATCGCCTCCGACATCGCCGACTGCGCGGAAAGCCTTGTGCTCACGCAGGTGGCCTCCGGCGTGGCCGTGCGCATGGCCATTCTCTATCTCCACGCAACCCGCAAAGACGGAGGCTCCAAATGA
- a CDS encoding HD domain-containing protein produces the protein MSQPFKDAIGICKTIMRNGYDAYVVNTLLQKELHNEDREAEIDIACEPTVEELTRLFPGLQSSPIQGALGLLKEGDVTFHFYPADTEDASHPEATLARITPRLLKRLEESGTLPAHLACPYIPRTYETYDGFVSFNVGEIRMEGIPDETLRRNYLLGIRALRFAANFDLPLEKNTWMAILKGASRILDYVPVTEIMDEWRKVEAENMWKFVQLLFDSMILHGLLPEIAALSRVIQIKNEEGEEETVLEHTIGVMHKYPEEFTYDWLGTFAVLFHDVGKLYTAEHDGERWTFYQHHRVGAKVTRKLLSRLSVPQQDIDLICHLVRQHLRFHSMLTDKGIRRFKALDEYPRLIELARADLKARGVALTSFNHNMKYLERADTPEQMTEPFLNGNDIMEATGLKPGPHVGIIRDDLLKAQIAGQVNSVEEAVAYVKAYKL, from the coding sequence ATGAGTCAGCCTTTCAAGGATGCCATCGGTATCTGCAAAACCATCATGCGTAACGGGTATGACGCCTATGTGGTGAACACCCTGCTGCAGAAGGAACTGCACAACGAAGACCGCGAAGCGGAAATTGATATCGCCTGCGAACCCACCGTTGAAGAACTCACCCGTCTCTTCCCCGGTCTGCAGTCCTCCCCCATTCAGGGCGCACTGGGCCTGCTGAAGGAAGGCGACGTCACCTTCCACTTCTATCCGGCCGACACCGAAGACGCATCACACCCCGAGGCGACCCTGGCACGCATCACCCCGCGTCTGCTCAAGCGTCTGGAAGAATCCGGCACGCTGCCCGCGCACCTTGCCTGCCCGTACATTCCCCGCACCTACGAAACCTACGACGGCTTCGTAAGCTTCAACGTGGGCGAAATCCGCATGGAAGGCATTCCGGATGAAACCCTGCGTCGCAACTACCTGCTGGGCATCCGTGCGCTGCGCTTTGCCGCCAACTTCGACCTGCCGCTGGAAAAGAATACGTGGATGGCCATTCTGAAGGGCGCTTCCCGCATTCTGGATTACGTGCCCGTGACCGAGATCATGGACGAATGGCGCAAGGTAGAAGCGGAAAACATGTGGAAGTTCGTGCAGCTTCTGTTCGATTCCATGATCCTGCACGGCCTGCTGCCGGAAATCGCCGCCCTTTCCCGCGTCATCCAGATCAAGAACGAAGAAGGCGAAGAGGAAACCGTGCTTGAGCACACCATCGGCGTGATGCACAAGTATCCGGAAGAGTTCACCTACGACTGGCTGGGCACCTTTGCCGTGCTGTTCCATGACGTGGGCAAGCTCTACACCGCAGAACACGACGGCGAACGCTGGACCTTCTACCAGCATCACCGCGTGGGCGCGAAGGTAACCAGAAAGCTGCTTTCCCGCCTTTCCGTTCCTCAGCAGGATATCGACCTCATCTGCCACCTCGTACGGCAGCATCTGCGTTTCCACTCCATGCTGACGGACAAGGGCATCCGCCGTTTCAAGGCGCTGGACGAATACCCCCGCCTGATCGAACTGGCCCGCGCAGACCTGAAGGCCCGCGGCGTTGCGCTTACCTCCTTCAACCACAATATGAAGTATCTGGAACGCGCAGACACCCCCGAGCAAATGACCGAACCCTTCCTGAACGGTAACGACATCATGGAAGCCACCGGCCTGAAGCCCGGCCCGCACGTGGGTATCATTCGCGATGACCTTCTCAAGGCCCAGATCGCCGGTCAGGTGAACTCGGTTGAGGAAGCCGTGGCGTATGTGAAGGCGTATAAGTTGTAG
- the rlmN gene encoding 23S rRNA (adenine(2503)-C(2))-methyltransferase RlmN, translating into MVDILNLTFSELEAFLVERGEKAFRAKQIWQWLWNKYTRDFDAMTNVSKATRAMLKEHAAIIWPEVVTMQKSKDGTTKFLLRLRDGALVETVLIPGASGRLTQCLSCQVGCAMGCTFCSTGTMGFERNMTMAEILGQVLVAREYLKDDAANPILRNLVFMGMGEPLLNMKELMRSLESLNSVLGLQFSPRRITVSTCGIEKGLMELGESGLAYLAVSLHAPTQELRKQIMPKAANWHLDDLITALENYPLKTRERITYEYLLLGGVNDSVEHARQLVKLVARTKGKLNLIVYNPSEGDPYKAPTEEAILAFEQVLWSKNITAIIRKSKGADIKAACGQLKASQQEQCGNAEANC; encoded by the coding sequence ATGGTCGATATTCTCAATCTTACCTTTTCCGAATTGGAAGCCTTTCTGGTGGAGCGCGGCGAAAAAGCCTTCCGCGCCAAGCAGATATGGCAGTGGCTGTGGAACAAGTACACGCGCGACTTCGACGCCATGACCAACGTTTCCAAGGCCACCCGCGCCATGCTCAAGGAGCATGCCGCCATCATCTGGCCGGAAGTGGTGACCATGCAGAAAAGCAAGGACGGCACCACCAAGTTTCTGCTGCGCCTCAGAGACGGCGCGCTGGTGGAAACCGTGCTCATCCCCGGTGCCAGCGGCAGGCTCACGCAGTGCCTGTCCTGTCAGGTGGGCTGCGCCATGGGCTGCACCTTCTGCTCCACCGGCACCATGGGCTTTGAGCGCAACATGACCATGGCCGAAATTCTCGGTCAGGTGCTGGTTGCCCGCGAATACCTGAAGGACGATGCCGCCAACCCCATTCTGCGCAACCTCGTGTTCATGGGCATGGGCGAACCGCTCTTGAACATGAAGGAACTGATGCGCAGCCTCGAAAGCCTGAACAGCGTGCTGGGCCTGCAGTTCTCCCCGCGCCGCATCACCGTTTCCACCTGCGGCATAGAAAAGGGTTTGATGGAGCTGGGCGAATCCGGCCTTGCCTATCTGGCCGTGTCGCTGCACGCCCCCACGCAGGAACTGCGCAAGCAGATCATGCCCAAGGCCGCCAACTGGCATCTGGACGACCTGATCACCGCGCTGGAAAACTACCCGCTCAAGACCCGCGAACGCATCACATACGAATACCTGCTGCTCGGCGGCGTGAACGATTCCGTGGAACATGCCCGCCAGCTCGTGAAGCTGGTTGCCCGCACCAAGGGCAAGCTGAACCTCATCGTCTACAACCCCTCGGAAGGAGACCCCTACAAGGCCCCCACCGAAGAAGCCATTCTCGCCTTCGAACAGGTGCTGTGGTCCAAGAACATCACCGCCATCATCCGCAAGTCCAAGGGCGCGGACATCAAGGCAGCCTGCGGCCAGCTCAAGGCTTCGCAGCAGGAGCAGTGCGGGAATGCTGAGGCGAACTGTTAG
- a CDS encoding YegP family protein: MGWFEILRAVDGQFYFNLMASNAKVILTSEMYTQKHNVQNGIQSVQTNSTDRDRFERKESANGEPYFVLRAKNHEVIGTSEMYSSNQARETGIASVMTNGPTKDIRDFS, encoded by the coding sequence ATGGGTTGGTTCGAGATTCTACGTGCTGTTGACGGTCAGTTTTATTTCAACTTAATGGCGTCTAATGCAAAGGTGATACTTACGAGCGAGATGTATACGCAGAAGCATAACGTTCAGAATGGCATTCAATCTGTCCAAACCAACAGCACAGATAGGGATCGATTTGAAAGAAAAGAGTCTGCGAATGGTGAACCCTATTTCGTTCTCAGAGCCAAGAACCATGAGGTGATTGGCACTAGCGAGATGTACTCGAGTAATCAGGCAAGGGAAACGGGTATTGCATCTGTTATGACCAACGGTCCGACGAAAGATATTCGTGATTTTTCTTAG